The following are encoded together in the Bacillus sp. NP157 genome:
- a CDS encoding ferrous iron transporter B: protein MALVGNPNCGKTALFNQLTGGRQKVANYAGVTVERKEGRFTGPSGRVLQVLDLPGAYSFDATSPDEAITRDVCHGRYPGEAQPDLIVCVADATNLRLHLRFVLEVRRLGRPVVLALNMMDAARKRGLVIDVAALSRRLGVPVVETIAVQRGGAKALIDRIDAEVPDILPSAIDQASVEQLHAEVRAILAETVTMTRNTVAVDDAIDRWALHPVFGLAILGVLMFLIFQAVFSWAQPIMDAIQAGIAALGTWVTGFLPADSALHSLLNDGVFAGLGAVLVFLPQILILFLFILVLEESGYLPRAAFLLDKMMFRVGLTGRAFIPLLSSFACAIPGIMATRSIADPRDRLTTILVAPLMTCSARLPVYTLLIAAFIPNRSVGFFNLQGIVLFVLYFAGIFSALGVAFVMKRLRKDRSEHALIMELPSYRLPHVRDIALGLWERALIFLKRVGGIITALTVLLWFLSSFPGPPEGATQPAIDYSLAGILGRGLQYVFAPIGFNWQICIALVPGLAAREVAVAALGTVYAMSGSDDAVASQLGPVIAHQWSLATALSLLAWYVFAPQCMSTLAVIRRETNSWRNVALSAGYLFGLAYLASLATYQIARALT, encoded by the coding sequence ATCGCCCTGGTCGGCAATCCGAACTGCGGCAAGACGGCGCTGTTCAACCAGCTCACCGGCGGCCGCCAGAAAGTGGCGAACTACGCCGGCGTGACCGTGGAACGCAAGGAAGGCCGCTTCACCGGTCCGTCCGGGCGTGTCCTGCAGGTGCTGGATCTGCCCGGCGCGTACAGCTTCGACGCGACCAGCCCGGACGAGGCGATCACCCGCGACGTGTGCCACGGCCGCTATCCTGGTGAAGCCCAGCCCGACCTGATCGTCTGCGTGGCCGATGCCACCAACCTGCGCCTGCACCTGCGTTTCGTCCTCGAGGTGCGCCGCCTTGGCCGTCCGGTCGTGCTCGCGCTGAACATGATGGATGCCGCGCGCAAGCGTGGCCTGGTGATCGACGTCGCCGCGCTGTCGCGCCGTCTCGGCGTTCCGGTGGTCGAGACCATCGCCGTCCAGCGTGGCGGGGCAAAGGCCCTGATCGACCGGATCGATGCGGAAGTGCCCGATATCCTGCCGTCGGCGATCGACCAGGCCAGCGTCGAGCAGTTGCACGCGGAGGTTCGCGCCATCCTCGCCGAGACGGTGACGATGACCCGCAACACGGTGGCGGTCGACGATGCGATCGACCGCTGGGCCCTGCATCCGGTGTTTGGCCTGGCCATCCTCGGCGTGCTGATGTTCCTGATCTTCCAGGCGGTGTTCTCCTGGGCGCAGCCGATCATGGACGCGATCCAGGCCGGCATCGCCGCGCTGGGTACGTGGGTGACCGGCTTCCTTCCCGCGGACAGCGCGCTGCACAGCCTGCTCAACGACGGCGTGTTCGCCGGCCTCGGCGCCGTGCTGGTGTTCCTGCCGCAGATCCTGATCCTGTTCCTGTTCATCCTCGTCCTCGAGGAATCCGGCTACCTGCCGCGGGCTGCCTTCCTGCTCGACAAGATGATGTTCCGCGTGGGCCTGACGGGGCGCGCGTTCATCCCGCTGCTGTCCAGCTTCGCCTGCGCCATCCCCGGCATCATGGCCACGCGCAGCATCGCCGATCCGCGCGATCGCCTGACCACCATCCTCGTTGCACCGCTGATGACCTGCTCGGCGCGCCTGCCGGTGTACACGTTGTTGATCGCGGCGTTCATCCCGAACCGCTCGGTGGGCTTCTTCAACCTGCAGGGCATCGTGCTGTTCGTCCTGTATTTCGCCGGCATCTTCAGCGCGCTGGGCGTGGCCTTCGTGATGAAGCGCCTGCGCAAGGATCGCAGCGAACATGCCCTGATCATGGAACTGCCGTCCTACCGCCTGCCGCACGTGCGCGACATCGCACTGGGCCTGTGGGAACGCGCGCTGATCTTCCTCAAGCGCGTCGGCGGCATCATCACGGCGCTCACCGTGTTGCTGTGGTTCCTGTCCAGCTTCCCGGGGCCGCCGGAAGGAGCGACCCAGCCTGCGATCGACTACAGCCTCGCCGGCATCCTCGGCCGCGGCCTGCAGTACGTGTTCGCACCGATCGGCTTCAACTGGCAGATCTGCATCGCGCTGGTGCCGGGCCTCGCCGCGCGCGAAGTCGCGGTCGCCGCGCTGGGCACCGTCTATGCCATGTCGGGCAGCGACGACGCCGTCGCCTCGCAGCTCGGCCCGGTCATCGCGCACCAGTGGTCGCTGGCCACCGCGCTGTCGTTGCTGGCGTGGTACGTATTTGCACCGCAATGCATGTCGACGCTGGCGGTGATCCGCCGCGAAACCAATTCCTGGCGCAACGTGGCGCTGTCGGCGGGCTACCTGTTCGGCCTGGCCTACCTGGCGTCGCTGGCCACCTACCAGATCGCGAGGGCACTCACGTGA
- a CDS encoding FeoA domain-containing protein, whose product MVQSVSDAHPADPIAQRLRDLGFVSGEPVRLVARGPLGGDPLLIQIGTTRFALRKTEAARVEVSVDGAA is encoded by the coding sequence GTGGTCCAGTCCGTCTCCGACGCCCATCCCGCCGACCCGATTGCGCAGCGCCTGCGCGACCTGGGCTTCGTTTCGGGTGAGCCGGTGCGGCTGGTCGCCCGGGGCCCGCTCGGCGGGGATCCCCTTTTGATCCAGATCGGCACGACGCGGTTTGCCTTGCGCAAAACCGAAGCGGCGCGCGTGGAAGTCAGCGTGGACGGTGCAGCATGA
- a CDS encoding enoyl-CoA hydratase/isomerase family protein — MPAVELTRQGAVARLVMNRPEVHNAFDDALIADLTAAIDEVDADPTVRAVVLTGEGASFSAGADLNWMRGMASASEASNRDDSLRLARLMRRLQFLSKPTVARVNGAAFGGGVGLVACCDIAIAADGAKFALSEVKLGLVPAVISPYVIAAIGLRQARRLFVTGEIVGAAAATSMGLLHEHVPAEELDAAVERVLGLLTKGGPVAQREAKQLALAMGGMTEGEMERVDERNAALIARLRVSAEGQDGLSAFLGKSLPTWLS; from the coding sequence ATGCCCGCCGTCGAACTCACCCGCCAGGGCGCCGTTGCTCGCCTCGTCATGAACCGGCCCGAGGTCCACAACGCCTTCGACGACGCGCTGATCGCGGACCTCACGGCGGCCATCGACGAGGTCGACGCCGACCCGACGGTGCGGGCGGTGGTGCTCACCGGGGAAGGCGCAAGTTTTTCCGCCGGGGCGGACCTAAACTGGATGCGTGGGATGGCCTCGGCCAGCGAGGCCAGCAACCGCGACGACTCGCTCCGGTTGGCCAGGCTGATGCGCCGGCTGCAGTTCCTGTCCAAGCCGACGGTCGCCCGGGTGAACGGTGCGGCCTTCGGTGGCGGCGTGGGGCTGGTGGCGTGCTGCGACATCGCGATCGCCGCCGATGGCGCGAAGTTCGCCCTGTCCGAGGTGAAGCTGGGACTGGTGCCGGCGGTAATCTCGCCCTACGTGATCGCGGCGATCGGCCTGCGCCAGGCACGCCGGTTGTTCGTCACCGGGGAAATCGTCGGCGCGGCCGCGGCGACGTCGATGGGGCTGCTCCATGAGCACGTCCCCGCCGAAGAACTCGACGCCGCCGTCGAGCGCGTCCTCGGCCTGCTGACCAAGGGCGGCCCAGTCGCCCAGCGCGAAGCCAAGCAACTGGCCCTGGCCATGGGCGGAATGACCGAAGGCGAGATGGAGCGCGTCGACGAACGGAACGCGGCGCTCATCGCCCGCCTGCGCGTTTCCGCGGAAGGCCAGGACGGCCTCTCCGCCTTCCTCGGAAAGAGCCTGCCCACGTGGCTCAGCTAA
- the dacB gene encoding D-alanyl-D-alanine carboxypeptidase/D-alanyl-D-alanine-endopeptidase has product MAQLTRRAPNWALLLFLVSGTTFADTLAQRIDAHITAPRFAAASWGIAVVSLDDGHVAYAHDDGKLMLPASTGKLFTAAFALDQLGPDYRTHTDVLTAGDVRRGRLRGALVLRGRGDPSLSGDAWADTLAAQVAAAGITRVDDGVVGDDTAFAGPPIGSGWEASDLQAYYGATASGLSVDENTLLVTVKDDAATLSPADAATALAEQPSTDPTFYRAPGTATVHVLGAKPRSARLSLPDPALTAARRLQAALERQGISVRADARSVHWPIAAPTGPVVATLPSPTLAEILSPGLKRSQNMYLQSVFLLTGLEEPEASAALTEDRAAHALATWLAARGIGPSATTMEEGTGLSRHDLTTAGALAHLLASVDSPAFRALLPLAGSDGTLARRVRGTPAEGNVQAKTGSMSYVNSLAGYVTTKAGQKLAFAVILNNYRPLPGAPSESADVDAVAVMLAEVVERL; this is encoded by the coding sequence GTGGCTCAGCTAACCAGGCGCGCCCCCAACTGGGCGTTGCTGCTCTTCCTCGTCTCCGGCACCACGTTCGCCGATACGCTCGCCCAGCGCATCGACGCGCACATCACCGCACCGCGTTTCGCCGCCGCCTCTTGGGGCATCGCCGTGGTCTCGCTCGACGACGGCCACGTCGCCTACGCACACGACGACGGCAAACTCATGCTCCCGGCATCGACTGGGAAGCTCTTCACCGCCGCATTCGCCCTGGACCAACTCGGCCCCGACTATCGAACGCATACCGATGTCCTCACCGCCGGCGACGTGCGTCGCGGGCGCCTGCGCGGCGCGCTCGTGCTACGTGGCCGTGGCGATCCAAGCTTGTCCGGCGATGCCTGGGCGGACACGCTGGCAGCGCAGGTCGCGGCCGCGGGCATCACCCGCGTCGATGACGGCGTGGTCGGCGACGACACCGCGTTCGCCGGGCCGCCGATCGGCAGCGGCTGGGAGGCCTCCGACCTGCAGGCTTACTACGGCGCCACCGCGAGCGGCCTGAGCGTCGACGAAAACACCCTGCTGGTCACGGTGAAGGACGACGCCGCCACGCTGTCACCCGCCGACGCGGCGACCGCGCTGGCCGAGCAACCGTCGACGGATCCCACTTTTTATCGCGCGCCGGGCACGGCCACCGTGCATGTGCTGGGCGCGAAGCCACGCAGCGCACGCCTGTCGCTGCCCGATCCCGCGCTCACCGCGGCGCGCCGGCTGCAGGCGGCGCTCGAGCGCCAGGGCATCTCCGTCAGGGCGGACGCCCGCAGCGTGCACTGGCCGATCGCCGCGCCCACCGGCCCGGTCGTCGCCACCCTGCCCTCGCCGACGCTGGCGGAGATCCTTTCGCCCGGCCTGAAGCGCTCGCAGAACATGTACCTGCAAAGCGTTTTCCTGCTCACGGGGCTGGAAGAGCCAGAGGCTTCCGCCGCGCTCACGGAAGACCGCGCAGCGCACGCGCTGGCCACCTGGCTCGCGGCGCGAGGCATCGGGCCGTCGGCGACCACGATGGAAGAAGGCACCGGGCTGTCGCGGCACGACCTGACCACCGCCGGCGCGCTGGCCCACCTGCTGGCGAGCGTCGATTCCCCGGCCTTCCGCGCGTTGCTGCCGCTGGCCGGCAGCGATGGCACGCTGGCGCGCCGCGTGCGCGGCACGCCAGCGGAGGGCAACGTACAAGCGAAAACCGGCAGCATGAGCTACGTCAACTCGCTGGCGGGGTACGTCACGACGAAGGCCGGGCAGAAGCTGGCCTTCGCGGTGATCCTCAACAACTACCGCCCGCTTCCGGGTGCACCGTCGGAGTCGGCCGACGTGGATGCCGTGGCGGTGATGCTTGCCGAGGTGGTGGAACGGTTGTGA
- a CDS encoding glutathione peroxidase, translating into MTGIYDFSARDIDGNERSLAEWKGKVVLVVNVASKCGFTPQYKGLEELQRQYGAQGFDVLGFPCDQFGHQEPGDEAEIRNFCSLTYDVSFPMFAKIDVNGDHAHPLYRWLKSTKKGFLGTEGIKWNFTKFLVNREGEVVERYAPTDTPEKIGKDLPAVL; encoded by the coding sequence ATGACCGGCATCTATGATTTTTCCGCACGCGATATCGACGGCAACGAGCGCTCGCTGGCCGAGTGGAAGGGCAAGGTGGTGCTGGTGGTGAACGTGGCCTCCAAGTGCGGCTTCACCCCGCAGTACAAGGGCCTTGAAGAACTCCAGCGCCAGTACGGCGCCCAGGGCTTCGACGTGCTCGGCTTCCCGTGCGACCAGTTCGGCCACCAGGAGCCCGGCGACGAAGCCGAGATCCGCAACTTCTGTTCGCTGACCTACGACGTGAGCTTCCCGATGTTCGCGAAGATCGACGTCAACGGCGACCACGCCCACCCGCTGTACCGGTGGTTGAAGTCGACGAAGAAGGGCTTCCTCGGCACCGAAGGCATCAAATGGAACTTCACCAAGTTCCTGGTCAATCGCGAGGGCGAGGTGGTTGAGCGGTATGCGCCTACGGATACGCCGGAGAAGATTGGGAAGGATTTGCCGGCGGTTTTGTAA
- a CDS encoding methionine ABC transporter ATP-binding protein produces MIRFEAASKSYLVDGALVPALQPVDLVIEQGEVFGIIGHSGAGKSTLLRMINLLERPTAGKVLVEGRDVTHAQGAELRTLRAGIGMIFQHFNLLSSRTVAENVAFPLRLQGNPGEAEIAGRVDELLKLVGLEAHASKYPAQLSGGQKQRVGIARALASKPSILLCDEATSALDPQTTASVLELLADINRRLGLTIVLITHEMDVIRRVCDRVAVLDAGNVVEMGTVADVFLHPTHPTTRRFVAEADHREGRGPEYAGVPGKLFRLSFRGDATYSPLLSRVVRDTGVEYNLLSGRVDRIKDVPYGQLTLAMHGERLDEALAQIRAAGVDIEEVAR; encoded by the coding sequence GTGATCCGATTCGAAGCCGCCTCCAAGTCGTACCTCGTCGACGGAGCGCTCGTCCCTGCCCTGCAGCCCGTGGACCTCGTCATCGAACAGGGCGAAGTCTTCGGCATCATCGGCCATTCCGGTGCCGGCAAATCCACCCTGCTGCGGATGATCAACCTGCTCGAGCGGCCCACCGCGGGCAAGGTCCTGGTCGAAGGCCGCGACGTGACCCACGCCCAGGGTGCCGAGCTGCGCACGCTGCGCGCGGGCATCGGCATGATCTTCCAGCACTTCAACCTGCTCTCGTCGCGCACCGTGGCCGAGAACGTGGCCTTCCCGCTTCGCTTGCAGGGCAACCCCGGCGAAGCGGAGATCGCCGGCCGGGTCGACGAACTGCTGAAGCTGGTCGGCCTCGAGGCCCACGCAAGCAAGTATCCGGCCCAGCTCTCGGGCGGCCAGAAACAGCGCGTCGGCATCGCGCGCGCACTCGCGAGCAAGCCATCCATCCTGCTCTGCGACGAAGCGACCAGCGCGCTCGACCCACAGACCACCGCGTCGGTGCTGGAACTGCTCGCCGACATCAATCGCCGACTGGGCCTGACCATCGTGCTGATCACCCACGAGATGGACGTGATCCGTCGCGTCTGCGATCGCGTCGCCGTGCTCGATGCCGGCAACGTGGTGGAGATGGGCACGGTCGCCGACGTCTTCCTGCATCCGACGCATCCCACCACGCGCCGCTTCGTCGCCGAAGCCGACCACCGCGAAGGCCGCGGCCCCGAGTACGCCGGCGTGCCGGGCAAGCTGTTCCGCCTGTCGTTCCGCGGCGACGCCACCTATTCCCCGCTACTATCGCGCGTCGTGCGCGACACCGGCGTCGAGTACAACCTGCTTTCCGGCCGCGTGGACCGGATCAAGGACGTGCCCTACGGCCAGCTGACCCTGGCCATGCACGGCGAACGCCTCGACGAGGCGCTAGCGCAGATCCGCGCCGCGGGCGTGGATATCGAAGAGGTGGCCCGATGA
- a CDS encoding ABC transporter permease, whose protein sequence is MQTLFPNIDWAEIGQACIDTLLMLGGSLLFTLVLGLPLGIWLFLTARGQLHAKPKLYGILSLLVNVLRSVPFIILMILLIPLTKAITGVSIGIRGAIVPLVIGAAPFFARLVETALREVDRGVIEASQAMGATTKQIVTRVLLPEARPGLVAATTVTAVALVGYTAMGGIVGAGGLGALAYQYGYNGYKPDYMLVTVALLVVLVQLLQMLGDWLVVRYTRK, encoded by the coding sequence ATGCAGACCCTGTTCCCCAACATCGACTGGGCCGAAATCGGCCAGGCCTGCATCGACACGCTGTTGATGCTCGGTGGCTCGCTGCTTTTCACCCTGGTGCTTGGCCTGCCGCTCGGCATCTGGCTGTTCCTCACCGCACGCGGCCAGCTGCATGCGAAACCGAAGCTCTACGGCATCCTTTCGCTGCTCGTGAACGTGTTGCGCTCGGTGCCCTTCATCATCCTGATGATCCTGTTGATCCCGCTGACCAAGGCGATCACTGGCGTGAGCATCGGCATCCGCGGCGCGATCGTGCCGCTGGTGATCGGCGCCGCCCCGTTCTTCGCCCGTCTGGTCGAGACGGCGTTGCGCGAGGTCGACCGCGGCGTGATCGAAGCCAGCCAGGCGATGGGTGCGACGACGAAGCAGATCGTGACGCGCGTGCTGTTGCCCGAGGCGCGTCCGGGCCTGGTAGCCGCGACGACGGTGACGGCGGTCGCGCTGGTGGGTTACACGGCCATGGGCGGCATCGTGGGCGCAGGCGGCCTCGGCGCGCTGGCCTACCAGTACGGCTACAACGGCTATAAGCCCGACTACATGCTGGTCACGGTCGCGCTGCTGGTAGTTCTCGTCCAGTTGCTGCAGATGCTGGGCGACTGGCTCGTAGTCCGCTACACCCGCAAATAG
- a CDS encoding MetQ/NlpA family ABC transporter substrate-binding protein has protein sequence MKKILLPLAAALAVLVAGCSQGADGGQGDASRPLTIAATPVPHAEILKEIKQLLAKQGVEIEIKVFTDYVQPNLQVAQKQLDVNFFETEPYLDAFNRERGTDLVKVVGVHIEPFGAYSRKFKSIDQLPDGANVVIPNDPSNNSRALLLLAKHNLITLKNPGDKLATLKDVDQNPKHLKFRELEAAMLPRVLDEVDLALINTNYALAAGLNPVKDALLIEDKDSPYVNFLVSRPDNKDDPRVKKLAAALTSPEVKAFIEKTYNGAVLPAF, from the coding sequence ATGAAGAAAATCCTGCTACCCCTCGCCGCCGCCCTCGCCGTGCTGGTGGCAGGCTGTTCCCAGGGTGCCGATGGCGGCCAGGGCGATGCGTCCAGGCCGCTCACCATCGCCGCGACGCCCGTGCCGCACGCTGAAATCCTCAAGGAAATCAAGCAACTGCTCGCCAAACAGGGCGTCGAGATCGAGATCAAGGTCTTCACCGACTACGTGCAGCCCAACCTGCAGGTGGCCCAGAAGCAGCTGGACGTGAACTTCTTCGAGACCGAGCCCTACCTCGACGCCTTCAACCGCGAGCGCGGTACCGACCTGGTCAAGGTCGTCGGCGTGCACATCGAACCGTTCGGCGCCTACTCGCGCAAGTTCAAGTCGATCGACCAGCTGCCGGACGGCGCCAATGTCGTCATCCCGAACGATCCGAGCAACAACAGCCGCGCGCTGCTGCTACTGGCCAAGCACAACCTGATCACCCTGAAGAACCCGGGCGACAAGCTGGCCACGCTCAAGGACGTCGACCAGAACCCGAAGCACCTGAAGTTCCGCGAGCTCGAGGCGGCCATGCTGCCGCGTGTGCTCGACGAGGTCGACCTTGCCCTGATCAACACCAACTACGCACTCGCCGCCGGCCTCAACCCGGTCAAGGATGCGCTGCTGATCGAGGACAAGGATTCGCCGTACGTGAACTTCCTGGTCTCGCGGCCGGATAACAAGGACGACCCGCGGGTGAAGAAGCTTGCGGCTGCGCTGACCTCGCCGGAGGTGAAGGCCTTCATCGAGAAGACCTACAACGGCGCGGTGCTGCCCGCGTTCTGA
- the pncB gene encoding nicotinate phosphoribosyltransferase: protein MIIASLLDTDLYKFTMMQVVLHQYPAAEVEYRFRCRTPGVDLVPIIPEIERELAALCTLRFSEAELAYLRGMRFIDSDFVDFLGLFQLNAKYVSIAPSANGNGEIDLVIRGPWLHTIMFEVPLLAIINELYFRHAFPGHDLGEARERLHAKIALMRDTPGFDKVRIADYGTRRRFSAAWHEEALGIMRSEWGAQLAGTSNVLFAQRQGMTPIGSMAHEYLQAFQSLGPRLRDSQVAALEAWAREYRGDLGIALSDVYGIDAFLRDFDMYFCKLFDGARHDSGDPFAWGDRVLAHYAKNRVDPRTKTLVFSDSLDIPRVMELYRHFEGRCLLSFGVGTNLTNDTGPAPINIVIKMTRCNGQPVAKLSDSPGKSMCDDPEYLSYLRRVFDLPPA, encoded by the coding sequence ATGATCATCGCCTCGCTGCTGGATACCGATCTCTACAAGTTCACGATGATGCAGGTGGTGTTGCATCAGTACCCCGCGGCCGAGGTGGAGTATCGCTTCCGCTGCCGCACGCCCGGCGTGGACCTGGTTCCGATCATCCCGGAGATCGAGCGCGAGCTGGCTGCGCTGTGCACGCTGCGTTTCAGCGAGGCGGAGCTGGCCTACCTGCGTGGCATGCGCTTCATCGACAGCGACTTCGTCGACTTCCTCGGCCTGTTCCAGCTCAACGCCAAGTACGTGAGCATCGCGCCGTCGGCCAACGGCAACGGCGAGATCGACCTCGTGATCCGTGGCCCGTGGCTGCACACGATCATGTTCGAGGTGCCGCTGCTGGCGATCATCAACGAGCTGTATTTTCGCCACGCGTTTCCCGGGCACGACCTGGGCGAGGCGCGCGAGCGGCTACACGCGAAGATCGCGCTGATGCGCGACACGCCGGGCTTCGACAAGGTGCGCATCGCCGACTACGGCACGCGCCGGCGCTTCTCGGCCGCCTGGCACGAAGAAGCCCTTGGCATCATGCGCAGCGAGTGGGGCGCGCAGCTCGCCGGTACCAGCAATGTGTTGTTCGCCCAGCGCCAGGGCATGACACCGATCGGCAGCATGGCGCATGAATACCTGCAGGCGTTCCAGTCGCTCGGGCCGCGCCTGCGCGACTCGCAGGTCGCCGCACTGGAAGCGTGGGCGCGCGAGTACCGTGGCGACCTGGGCATCGCGCTGTCGGATGTTTACGGGATCGACGCGTTCCTGCGCGACTTCGACATGTACTTCTGCAAGCTCTTCGACGGTGCCCGCCACGACTCGGGCGACCCGTTCGCCTGGGGCGACCGCGTGCTCGCGCACTACGCGAAGAACCGCGTCGATCCGCGCACGAAGACCCTGGTATTCAGCGACAGCCTGGACATCCCGCGCGTGATGGAACTCTACCGTCACTTCGAAGGGCGCTGCCTGCTTTCGTTCGGCGTCGGCACCAACCTCACCAACGACACCGGGCCGGCACCGATCAACATCGTGATCAAGATGACCCGCTGCAACGGCCAGCCAGTGGCGAAGCTCTCGGATTCGCCGGGCAAGAGCATGTGCGACGACCCCGAGTACCTCAGCTATCTGCGCCGCGTGTTCGATCTTCCGCCGGCGTGA
- a CDS encoding thioredoxin family protein, whose amino-acid sequence MADTTVPEFFQRFPMPMVANAELDADLAADDNRIAILFLWGRDCPNCDIAKRQILLTPERFQWPEVRWLNDNVYNDPGMATRFGLHGIPAFFLFHKGRKLGKITPWPGTDRFVEAVAKQIALTGASA is encoded by the coding sequence ATGGCCGACACCACCGTTCCCGAGTTCTTCCAGCGCTTCCCCATGCCCATGGTGGCCAACGCCGAACTCGATGCCGACCTCGCAGCCGACGACAACCGGATAGCAATCCTGTTCCTGTGGGGCCGCGACTGCCCCAACTGCGATATCGCCAAGCGGCAGATCCTGCTCACGCCCGAGCGTTTCCAGTGGCCGGAAGTGCGCTGGCTCAACGACAACGTGTACAACGATCCGGGCATGGCCACGCGCTTCGGCCTGCACGGCATCCCGGCGTTCTTCCTGTTCCACAAGGGCAGGAAGCTCGGCAAGATCACGCCCTGGCCGGGCACGGACCGGTTCGTCGAAGCGGTCGCGAAGCAGATCGCACTGACCGGGGCCTCGGCATGA
- a CDS encoding cytochrome c — MRHLLAFLLLATASLAQAANLSVDAGHGASVLTTRQLLARPDVRTIEVPADVSYKRAMRYRAVPLKALLDSVAATAHLQFTALDGFSAEIPAALVVDGHGAEAWLAIEDSPWPALGDGKPSAGPFYLVWLHPEAGKVGPEQWPYQVASIRVLADPASRFPLMRPAAALPADSPVNRGFVVFQRNCISCHTLNGQGDAKLGPDLNIPHSPTEYLREGMLRTLVRNPQDLRHWPQAKMPGFNASVISDGDLDDLEAYLKHMAGRKAKP; from the coding sequence GTGCGCCATCTCCTCGCCTTCCTGCTCCTGGCCACCGCCAGCCTTGCCCAGGCCGCCAACCTGTCCGTGGACGCAGGCCACGGTGCCAGCGTACTGACCACGCGGCAGCTGCTCGCCCGGCCGGACGTGCGCACCATCGAGGTGCCTGCCGACGTCTCGTACAAGCGCGCGATGCGCTATCGCGCGGTGCCGCTGAAGGCCCTGCTCGACAGCGTCGCCGCCACGGCCCACCTCCAGTTCACCGCGCTGGATGGCTTCAGCGCCGAGATCCCGGCCGCGCTGGTGGTCGACGGCCACGGCGCCGAGGCATGGCTGGCCATCGAAGACAGCCCCTGGCCGGCGCTGGGCGACGGCAAGCCATCCGCGGGACCGTTCTACCTGGTCTGGTTGCATCCGGAGGCCGGCAAGGTCGGCCCGGAGCAATGGCCGTACCAGGTCGCGTCGATCCGCGTCCTCGCCGATCCCGCCAGCCGATTCCCGTTGATGCGCCCTGCCGCGGCCCTCCCCGCGGATAGCCCGGTCAACCGCGGCTTCGTGGTCTTCCAGCGCAACTGCATCTCGTGCCACACGCTCAACGGCCAGGGCGACGCGAAGCTGGGCCCTGACCTGAACATCCCGCACAGCCCCACCGAATACCTGCGCGAAGGCATGCTGCGGACCCTGGTCCGCAATCCGCAGGATCTTCGCCACTGGCCGCAGGCGAAGATGCCCGGCTTCAACGCCTCGGTGATCTCCGACGGCGACCTCGACGATCTCGAGGCCTACCTCAAGCACATGGCCGGGCGGAAGGCGAAACCCTGA